The sequence CCGGGACGGTTGGGGGCGGAATGGCTGGAGCGCAAAGTGGCGCCGGGGCATGAGGTGTTCGGGCGACAATATTATCTGCACATGGGGCGGGCACCGGGGGTGATGAAGCGGTTGAAACGAGAGGTGAAGCGGGTGGTGGCTCCACTGCTGCAAACGCCGACACGGTTCGCGAAACATAATTTTTTCCGGATGCTGCTTGAAAAAAACTGAGGCCATCAGACCGCGCACAGTGCTGGTCGCGGATGCCGCCGGGCATATCCTGGAGCGGATCGCGCGGACGTGGTGTGTGCATGGGCGGGGCAGGGAGATGGAGGTGGTGCTTTCGGAGGAAGCATCGTTGCCGGATTGTTGCGGGCGTGGGGTGGAGGCGGGCGGGGTTCATTGGCTTGACCGGCGACGGGCGAGCAGGGCGGCGGCGGTGGCGCAGTGTCCGCAAGTGGTGACGATCTATCATCATCTGCCGGGGGAGGAAGCGGAGACCGGCAGGATGGCGAGAGATGTGGATGTGGTCACGGCGGGGTCTTTGCTTTGGCAGGAACGTTTGCAGAAGCTCACGGGGCAGCGGGTATGGCTGATGCCCCAAAGTGTGGATACGGAGTGGTTCCGCCCTGAGCCGGAGAAAAAATTGAAGCAACGAGAAGCTGGCTTGCCGGGAGAGGCGCTGGTGGTGGGGTTTGTCGGCAAGGCGGGAGCGAATGTAGCTGACCGTAAGGGGACGGATGTTTTTTTGCAGGTGATGATGGCGTGGGCACAGAAGAGGCCGACGGTGGTGGTGCTGACGGGGACGGGCTGGGAGGAGTTCGCGGTGAGGTTGCGCGGACACGGCATGCAGGTGGTGCGGAGGAGTTACGATGATTGCAATGCCACGCGGGAGGCTTACGGGCTGATGGATGTGTTGCTGGTGACGGCGCGGGAGGAGGGCGGACCGGCGACGGTGCTGGAGGCGATGGCGTGCGGGGTGCCAGTGGTGGCTTCACGGGTGGGGCATGTGCCAGAAGTCATCCGCGAGGGTGAGACGGGTTTTCTGGCCGGGGCGGGCGATGTGGGTGCTTACCTGACGGCTTTGGAGCGGTTGGTGCGGGAGGAGGGTTTGTCTGAGCGTTTACAACGGGAGGGGCGCGCTTTGATGGTGCGGGAACGGGATGACCGGGTATTGATCCCGCAGATCGATTTTGCAGGGATAGGGCGGGCGGCGCAGGAGCGGTTTGCGCAACGGAGTGAGGAGGAGTTGGGGTTGCGGCAGCAGCGTTTGCGGTGGTTGAGGTGGAGACAGAAACTGGCCGGTTGGATGCGGGGCAGCAGGGATTAAGGCGGATTTCGAACGCGCCCACGACAGAAGATGGTCAGGATTTCGGGTTGAAATGGGGCTGGGCGACAGTCTTTACTGGGGAGGTAGCCTGTTTGGTACCACTTTTGAAGTCGAGAGGAAGTAGTGTGGCCGGATGGGATCGTGCGTGGCTGGTTCTTGCGCGAGGGATGGGACGAATACCTGGATGAAACTTTCGGTGATCATGTCGGTTTATAATGGTGAACGCTATCTGGCGTCTGCCATCGACAGCATTCTGGGGCAAACTTTCCGAGATTTTGAATTCCTGATCGTAGATGATGGTTCAAAGGATGGGACGGCGGACTTGCTGGCGAAGTATGCGCGAGAAGATCCACGGGTACACGTGGTGACGCATGGGAAGAACAAGGGTTTGACGGCTTCGTTGAACGAATTGGTGCAGTTGGTGAAGGGGGAGTATCTGGCGCGGATGGATGCGGATGATGTGAGCCGGCCGGAACGGTTTGCGCGGCAGGTGGAGTGGCTGGACAATCACGCGGCTTGCGGGTTGGTGGGGAGCGCTTATACATTCATTGATCTGGAGGGAAGGGCGGGGATGACGTTCCGTTTCGAGAACGATCATCACTACTTGCAATGGTATCTGTGTTATCAGAATCCGCTGGCGCATCCGGCGGTGATGGGGCGGACAGCTTTGTTTCGTGCAGTGGGAGGTTATCGTGAGGAGTTCCGCTATGGGCAGGATTTTGATTTGTGGTGGCGCCTGAGTTTTACCACGCAACTGGCCTGCCTGCCGGAACCGCTGACGTTTGTAAGGCGGAATCCCACGGGCTTGAGCGGGGTGCATCAGCCTGAACAACTGGTGGCGAAGAGAAGGATTTTGACGGAAATGCTGCCGCGTCTGGGGATGAAGGACGTGGAGGAGGTTTTGCTGCGAGGTGCGCCGGGGGAATCCATCCGCAGGATTTATGCCTGCTTTTCCGGTAGGGAAGGGGTGTCCGAGAGAATCAAGGAGCTGATCCGGCGGGATTCCGCTGCCCGACTGGGGCTGATCTGGTTGCGCCATCCGTTTAAACGAGGTTCGGCAGAGGTTTTACGGGATTCCTTGGCTTATTGCCCAGCGGTCCTTTTGCGGGGTGTATTCCAGATGGCATCCAGATGGTGTGTCAGTAAAGTGGACAATCCGATAATTAGGTAACGGAGGGGGTGGTGTGAATATGGACATATTTTGCTCAGTGATAAGTTTTTGTCTATATTTCTTTGCAATTTTCACTGGATAAGGTGTCCTGTTTTTGTTTGTGCTTTCGGATTTTGTCTTGACCTTGGGCGGTCTGCTGATTACCACACACGAAGCTGGAGGGGCTGCCTGTCTGGGGCCTCTGGGTAACAGGCGCGTGTCAGAGGCTCTGGGCGGTTAAAATCTCAAACATTATGAGCAGTAACATGGGGTCATTGTGTCTGGTAGGAGCGGTGCGTTCCGCAAAGGAGTCTTCTTTTAATTTTTCCAATTCTTTTATGAAAAAAACTTTACTCACCTTGATGTTGGGCGTGCTGGTCGGTACGAGCGCGGCGACGGCAGCGACGGTGACGTGGCAGGGTGATGATTCGGCAGATTTTAATACTGGATCCAACTGGGATACCGGAAATCCGCCGGGTGTGGCGGATGATGCGGTGATACCGGCCTCGCCGGTCGGGCCGAATCTTGATCCGACGTCATCTGGTGCCATCAGTGTGTTGAGCATGAACATCGCGGCGGGGCGGACAGTGACGGCGACGGGGGGGAATGTCACGATCGGGGTGGGTGGTCTGACGGTGGCGGGGACGCTCTCGCATGCGAACCGGAGCCTGACGGTGAATGGGGCGACGGATATTCAGACGGGAGGTATTATAACCCGAACCTCGGGTGCGATCAATTTTGTAGGGGCACTTACAGTGGCGGGCACGTTGGAGGGCACGAGTGGTGGTACTACGGTGCGCAGCACGTGGACGCATACGGGTACTTTTACGGCTGGGACGGGAACTGTGACTTTTCAGGGCACTTCTGCTCAAGTGATTCCCGCCGTCAGTTTCAGTGGTGTGACGATCAATAATGCCTCTGGAGTGAGTTTGGATGCAGGGGTTGCGAATCCGTGGGTGCTAACGGGTACGCTGACATTGACGGCAGGTAACTTGAATCTTGGCGGGAGAAATTTATCGCTTGGTGGTGGCTTCACGGTGACCGGTGGCTCGATCACTGGTACGCCCAATGTGGAATTCACCGGTAGCGCGAATGCCACTTTTGGCGGCAGCGGCAGTTTGACGGTCAATGATGTCACCAGCAGCAGGACAGGTGGTACCATCACTTTGGGTGGTGATGTGACGGTGAATGGCAATGTCAATTTTGCCGGTGGCTCATTGAGCCAGGGTGCGGCGGGTCGCAATCTGATTGGTGCAGGTGGCGCATTCAGTTTTACCGGAGCAACGCTCACGATTTTTGAGAGTGGCACAACGCCTTTCAGCACGGCATTCACGGGTTTTGCGGCCAGCCCGACGGTCACGGCAACCGCGGGTGTCACTTACAACCAGGCGGGTTCTGCCACGGTAGATTTGACCTCTTTCAACAGCAACCTGACGGTGACGGGCGGTGGTTCGTTTGTGTTGGGTGCGAACACCACGGTGGGCACCACGCTGACCATCGGAACGACGGCGGCGACTTCATTGAATGCCAGCGGCTTCAATCTGAATGTGGGGACGACGATGACGGTGAATAACGGGACTTCATTCAACGCGGGCAGCGGAACGATTACGGCTGCCGCCATCACGCTGGCCGGGGCCGGTCCTGCTTTTGATGCGGATACCGCGGTGATCAATGTGGATGACATCACGCTGGCGGGTGGAGCCGGTGCTTTCAATGCAGATGGTTCCACGATCAATATCGCGGATGATTTCGGCGGCACGGCTGCGGCTTTTAGCGCTGGTACGGGCACGGTCAACTTCGTGGGTGGGGCGGCGAACGATCAGAACGTATTGCCCGGCATGAGCTTCAATAATTTCACGGTGAATGGTAACGCGACTGCGCGAGTGCTGGTTTCGGCGACGGGCACGGTGACGGTGAACGGGGCGCTGAATGTGACGTCCGGCATCTTGGACGTCAATACGGCCACGACGCGGAATTTCTCCGGTGCCACCACCAGCACGCTGACGGTGGGTGCCAATGGTACACTGCGTGTGCGTTCTACGGGAGCGACGCCGACCACGACGGATTATCAGAGCTTTGTGGCGATTGTGCGCGGTGCGGGCAGCACGGTGGAATATATGGCGGCGACCACGCTCGACCTGAGCAGCTTCCATCACCTGATCATCAACGGGGCGGGAACTTTCACGTTGGGAGCAGCCACCACGGTGCAGGGCAATCTGACGCGCAGCGCGGGTAACTTGGATACGGGCAATTTTAACCTGGATGTGGATGGCAACCTGCTGGTGGGGGCGGGCACTTTGACGGCGGGGACATCGACGATCAATGTGGGCGGGAACCTGACGGGTGCCTTCACGGGTACGAGCAGCACGGTGATCTTGGACGGCACGGGTGCGCAGTCCATCCAAGGTACGGCGAATTACGGCAGCATACAAATTTCGGCCAATAACCGGACGGTGACGCCCACGGTCTCATTGACGGCGGCGGGGACTTTTTCCGTGGGTGCCAATGCGACTTATGATTCGACCGGTTTCAGCCTCACAGTTGCGGGGGCAACGACCGTGGACGGCACGCTCAATATCCGGACGACGGGCGGAACGGTGAGTTTCTCCAGCCTGACGATCAATAGCGGCGGTTCGGTGGTCTCCAGTGGCAACCAAGCAGTGACGGTCACGGGTGCCCTGGCTATTTCGGGTACATACAACGGCACGGCGGGTGGCGCGATCACGGTGGATGGCGGAGTTACGATCAATACCACGGGAACGCTGACACTGGGCAGCCAGGTGCTTACAATCAATGGTTCTGATTTTACACGCAATGGTTCGGGTGCATTCACGGCTGGAACTTCTACCGTTACTTTTGGAACGGGTGACAGTGCGGTGACGGGAACTTTCACGGGTGCCAACTCATTCAGCAGCCTGACGTTGAGCAAGACGGCTGCAGGAAACACATTGACGGTCAATAACAACATCGCGGTTAGCGGTGTTCTGGCGGTCACGACGGGAACACTGATTCCCGGTGCGCAAACTGTCACGGTGACGGGCAATGTCACCAAGGGAACAAATGGTTCCATCACGCCGGGCACCAGCCTGTTTGTGTTCAACGGTTCGTCCCAGACGGTGGCAACATTGCTGACCTTCAATGATGTGGATGTGATTACGGGTTCCGGAGTGACGTTTGGGGCGATCACGGCAAATACGTTTGACATCGCCGCCACGACGGCGACGACGGTGAGCGTGGCGACGGGCGCGAACCTCGGGGCGGTCACGGTTGGTGACTTGGCCACGGTCACGGTCACAGGCACGGGTACGCTTACGGTCAGCAGCTTGAGCAATGATGGTGCCATCTCCTTCAACAGCACTGGCGGGCTGACGGCGACATCGGTTACACTGACCGGCAACGGTTCGCTTTCCACCACGTCCAGCGGTGCGTTTGTCATTCCAACACTGAATGTTCCCTCTGGTACAAGCCTGACACATGGCAGTGGTGCTTTCACGGTCAGCGGAACGGCGACCATCGGTGGTGCTTTCACCAAATCCTCTGGAGCTGTGTCGGTGGGAACCTTGGACTTGACGGCGAATGCGAATTACCAGCCGGGTTCGGGCAATGCGACCTATTCCACGGTGACGATTGCCAATACGGCAACTTACGATACGACCACAGGCACAGGAACGGTGGCGGTCAATGGCAACTTGACGATCGCCGGTTCGTTTGACGCAGCGGATGGCACGGGGACCTACACGGTGACTGGCAATGTGGAGTTGCAGAGCACGGGCAGCTTCACCATCGGCACGCGCACATTGGACATCGTGAACGGCAACTGGACCAAGGTAACGGGTAGCACGTTGACGGCGACTGGTTCGACCGTTTCCTTCACCGGCACTACGGCCAATACCGTTACCGGTATTACAACGTTCAATAACCTGACGTTGAATAAATCCAGCAACGGCCTGACGGTGTTTGATGACATCACGGTGGCCAACCTCGTGTTGACCGCAGGAACGCTGACGTTTGATACGGGCAATGCGGATGTGGAAACAGTGACGGTCAGCGGCAACATCACCCGCACGACCGGTTTGATCACGGCAGAGAATTCTAAATTCCTCTTCACTGGCACCGGCCAGACGGTTGCTTCTGGGCTGACCTTCTTTGATGTGGAAATCGCCAATGGAGCTTCGGTGGCGACCTTCGCAGCAACCACCATCACGGGAACGCTGACGACGACCGGAACGGGTTCGGTGAACTTCTCGGGGGATTCCAGCGTGGCGAACATCGTCAACAACGGCGCGATGAGCTTCAACACCAACGTGGATATCACCACGAGCGGCAATATCACGAACAGTGGTACCATGACGTTTGCGGGCGCGGGCACGATCAACATTGCGGGGAACTGGACCGGCAACGGTTTGGCGACGGGTGGCACGCCGACGGTGACGGTGAGCGGGAA is a genomic window of Verrucomicrobiia bacterium containing:
- a CDS encoding glycosyltransferase, translating into MSVYNGERYLASAIDSILGQTFRDFEFLIVDDGSKDGTADLLAKYAREDPRVHVVTHGKNKGLTASLNELVQLVKGEYLARMDADDVSRPERFARQVEWLDNHAACGLVGSAYTFIDLEGRAGMTFRFENDHHYLQWYLCYQNPLAHPAVMGRTALFRAVGGYREEFRYGQDFDLWWRLSFTTQLACLPEPLTFVRRNPTGLSGVHQPEQLVAKRRILTEMLPRLGMKDVEEVLLRGAPGESIRRIYACFSGREGVSERIKELIRRDSAARLGLIWLRHPFKRGSAEVLRDSLAYCPAVLLRGVFQMASRWCVSKVDNPIIR
- a CDS encoding glycosyltransferase family 4 protein; the protein is MKKTEAIRPRTVLVADAAGHILERIARTWCVHGRGREMEVVLSEEASLPDCCGRGVEAGGVHWLDRRRASRAAAVAQCPQVVTIYHHLPGEEAETGRMARDVDVVTAGSLLWQERLQKLTGQRVWLMPQSVDTEWFRPEPEKKLKQREAGLPGEALVVGFVGKAGANVADRKGTDVFLQVMMAWAQKRPTVVVLTGTGWEEFAVRLRGHGMQVVRRSYDDCNATREAYGLMDVLLVTAREEGGPATVLEAMACGVPVVASRVGHVPEVIREGETGFLAGAGDVGAYLTALERLVREEGLSERLQREGRALMVRERDDRVLIPQIDFAGIGRAAQERFAQRSEEELGLRQQRLRWLRWRQKLAGWMRGSRD